GAAGGGGGGCTAGGGGGGTTAGGTTTAGGAGATTTTGTGTTAGCAGTAATACTTTTAAAACATCCTCTTAGAAGTTTGGAGAGGAGTTTTTAACCTCATTAAATATAAAAGGCTTTGAGGTTCGTAGTGTGGTATTATATATTCCTCGACTTGTCTATTCGAGTAATAAAAAGAAACGCGAAGCATTTGTAACGCCTGCAACTATCCAAAGGTAGAGCTTTAGTAGCAGATTTGACATAATAATTGGAAAGACAAAAATCTGTAACCGTAGCATTGAAACGTCTATAAAATTTTTATGACTTCCCTGATTCGTTTTTTGATGTGTCCGCCTGACCACTACGATGTAGACTATGTGATTAATCCCTGGATGGAAGGAAATATTCACAAGTCATCGCGCGATCGCGCCGTGGAACAATGGCAAGGACTATACCATATTCTCAAACAACACGCCATTGTAGATTTAGTAACACCCCAAAAAGGTTGGCCTGACTTAGTTTTTACAGCTAACGCCGGGTTAGTACTGGGGGATAATGTCGTTCTCAGTCGCTTTTTACACAAAGAGCGTCAAGGAGAAGAACCTTACTTTGACGAATGGTTTGAGGCTAATGGTTATACAGTACATAAACTTCCTAAAGACTTGCCTTTTGAGGGAGCAGGGGACGCACTGCTAGACCGAGAAGGACGTTGGTTATGGGCGGGATACGGTTTCCGCTCAGAATTAGATTCTCACCCCTATCTAGCGAAATGGCTGGATATAGAAGTGCTGTCTTTGCGACTGATAGATGAGCGTTTCTATCACTTGGATACTTGCTTCTGTCCGCTAGCAAATGGCTATTTACTGTACTATCCTGGTGCTTTTGATTCCTACTCCAACCGCTTAATTGAAATGCGCGTTGCAGCAGAAAAGCGAATTGCAATTGAAGAAGCTGATGCAGTTAACTTCGCTTGTAATGCGGTGAATGTGGATAGCATCGTCATTATGAACAAGGCGAGTGATGCTTTGAAAGCACGCCTTGCAGATGCAGGTTTTCAAGTACTGGAAACACAGCTTACAGAATTTCTCAAAGCTGGTGGTGCGGCTAAATGCTTAACCTTGCGGGTGACGGAACCAGTTAGAGATGAAATTCATGCCAATGTCTCGGTAGAAAGCCGCGTCATTCGTATGGAAGGGCATTTGCTAGATGCAGGTTTAATTAACCGCGCCTTGGATTTGATTGTGGATGCTGGCGGAAGTTTCCAAGTTCTGAATTTCAACTTGGGAGAACAGCGCCAAAGTACCTCAGCCGCCGAGGTGAAGGTATCAGCACCATCCCATGAAGTGATGGAAGAAATCATCTCCCGGTTGATTGATTTAGGTGCAGTTGATTTACCGCAAGATGAGCGGGATGCCAAACTAGAGCCAGTTATCCAAGATGGTGTAGCTCCTGATGATTTCTACGTCAGTACTATTTATCCCACAGAAGTGCGGATTAAGGGTCAGTGGGTAAAGGTAGAAAATCAACGGATGGATGGTGCGATCGCCATTACCCAAACACCTAATGGTATAGTAGCTAGGTGTAAAATCTTACGCGAAGTCAAAGTAGGCGACCAAGTAGTTGTAGACGTACTGGGTATCCGCACTATCCGCAAAACTGAATCACGGGAACTTCGCAATACCCAAGAATTCAGCTTTATGTCGGCAGGAGTTTCCAGCGAACGACGGGTAGAATTAATTGTCGAACAAGTAGCTTGGGAATTGCGTAAAATTCGAGATGCAGGCGGTAAAGTTGTTGTCACAGCTGGGCCTGTAGTTATTCACACTGGTGGCGGCGAACACTTGGCGCGGCTGATTCGGGAAGATTACGTGCAAGCGCTGTTGGGTGGGAATGCGATCGCTGTCCACGACATCGAGCAAAATATGATGGGGACTTCCCTCGGTGTGGACATGAAACGCGGCGTTGCTGTTCATGGAGGACATCGCCATCACCTGAAGGTGATTAATACAATTCGTCGTCATGGCAGCATTGCTAAAGCAGTTGAGGCGGGGATAATTAAGAGTGGCGTCATGTATGAGTGCGTCCATAATCATGTGCCTTTCGTGCTGGCTGGCTCGATTCGCGATGATGGGCCTTTACCTGATACCCAAATGGATTTGATTAAGGCACAAGAAGAATATGCTAAACACCTCGAAGGTGCGGAGATGATTTTGATGCTGTCATCAATGCTGCACTCGATTGGGGTGGGGAATATGACTCCTGCGGGTGTAAAAATGGTCTGTGTGGATATTAATCCAGCTGTGGTGACTAAATTAAGCGATCGCGGTTCGATAGAATCGGTAGGTGTGGTTACAGATGTCGGATTGTTTTTGAGTCTACTAATACAGCAGTTGGATAAGTTGACGAGTCCTTATGTTGCTAAGGTAGGTTAAGAAAGTTTCGCGCAAAGGCGCAAAGGCGCAGAGGAAGAGAATGACGGGAGTTGCTATTAGAAAAGAGTTGCAAGTTAATTGGGTCAGTTGGATTGCTGATTTTCTGCTGGTGGGAATGGTTTTTGGCCCGCCTATTGCTCCTTTTCTGGCTGCGTCTGGTGTGTCTTTGCTTGGCGGTATTGCGGACATTATTTATTTCATGGGTAATCATGTATGTCCGCAACCTACTTTGGGATTAGATTTAGCTCCGCCGTTTGTTATGGCTGTGTGTATGCGCTGCTACGGCACTGTTACGGGTTTACTGATTACTCGTCTACTGTATGGCGTAACTGGTGGTAAAGGTTTTTACTGGTTGAACCAGTATGGTTTAGGTGGTGCAGCCCTGACTAGTGTGCTAATGATGGCTTATCCTTTAGAATTGGCAGCACAGGTTTTTGGTTGGTGGAATTTTAATAATTACGTAGTTACGCCGTTTGGGTTGATTACGGGTTTGGCATGGGGATTATTTACGATGCCAATTTTGCACGATTGGCAGCGAAGAACCAATTCATAAAGAGTTTGGTGCATTAGACCAAGCAAATGCACCCCATAAATTCAATTTTGAGAATTTTATTTAGGAGATTTGGCATCATCTGGCAAAATAGCCCCTGCCAAGTCTGCATAATCTATGTTGGCATCAGATAAGTTAGTACCAGTCAAATCAGCACCACGCAGGTTAGCAGATTTTAAATTTGCGCCTTTGAGGTTAGCACCACGCAAGTTAGCTCCTTGCAAGTCGAATCCTCCACAACTAGTACTAAAACCACGCAGGTCTGCACCGCTGAGATTGGCACCGTTGAGACGAGGACAACCACGAGCGCCTCTCAGATTAGCACCTGTCAAATCACCCCGTTCTAAGTTTGCTGAACCCAAGTCAACGCCAACTAGATAACATTTTGAGCATTTCTTCGTTTTTGTTAAAGTTTCAAGATTCTTACTAGCATCATCAGGTGAACTATTAGTTGTATTTGTAGAAACTAATGGTGCAGAAGTTCTTTCAGGTTGCTTTGCAACAGATGAAGTTGCAGGTGAAGAGGCAATTGGTTTAACCTCTGGCACACCTGATGCTTTAAATCTTATTTGTCTAGTTGTGGTTTGTTCATTTTCTAAGTTAATTGTGAAGTTTTGAGTCGGGTAATTTTCTTTACTTAGAATAAGGTCAACATCACCTTTACTAGGAATTTGAACTTTAGCATAACCAGCATTATTAGTCCATTGAATTTCAGGCGCACCTTGAGAAATGAACTGAATTCTTACTCCGTCTAAAGGTTCTCCTGTTTCTTTTAGTGTAATAAGTTGAACCACTGCTTTTGGAACTACACAAGTTTCTGCTTTTAGCCCGACAGAACACCTAAATTCTGGAACTGTTACTACAGTAGCGATAGCTCCAGCAATAGCAATTGGAGTTCCTAAAACAAAACCCCATTTAGTAAAATTAAACTTCTTTTTGTTTTGGGC
This region of Nostoc sp. UHCC 0302 genomic DNA includes:
- a CDS encoding TIGR00300 family protein — protein: MTSLIRFLMCPPDHYDVDYVINPWMEGNIHKSSRDRAVEQWQGLYHILKQHAIVDLVTPQKGWPDLVFTANAGLVLGDNVVLSRFLHKERQGEEPYFDEWFEANGYTVHKLPKDLPFEGAGDALLDREGRWLWAGYGFRSELDSHPYLAKWLDIEVLSLRLIDERFYHLDTCFCPLANGYLLYYPGAFDSYSNRLIEMRVAAEKRIAIEEADAVNFACNAVNVDSIVIMNKASDALKARLADAGFQVLETQLTEFLKAGGAAKCLTLRVTEPVRDEIHANVSVESRVIRMEGHLLDAGLINRALDLIVDAGGSFQVLNFNLGEQRQSTSAAEVKVSAPSHEVMEEIISRLIDLGAVDLPQDERDAKLEPVIQDGVAPDDFYVSTIYPTEVRIKGQWVKVENQRMDGAIAITQTPNGIVARCKILREVKVGDQVVVDVLGIRTIRKTESRELRNTQEFSFMSAGVSSERRVELIVEQVAWELRKIRDAGGKVVVTAGPVVIHTGGGEHLARLIREDYVQALLGGNAIAVHDIEQNMMGTSLGVDMKRGVAVHGGHRHHLKVINTIRRHGSIAKAVEAGIIKSGVMYECVHNHVPFVLAGSIRDDGPLPDTQMDLIKAQEEYAKHLEGAEMILMLSSMLHSIGVGNMTPAGVKMVCVDINPAVVTKLSDRGSIESVGVVTDVGLFLSLLIQQLDKLTSPYVAKVG
- a CDS encoding DUF2085 domain-containing protein; this encodes MTGVAIRKELQVNWVSWIADFLLVGMVFGPPIAPFLAASGVSLLGGIADIIYFMGNHVCPQPTLGLDLAPPFVMAVCMRCYGTVTGLLITRLLYGVTGGKGFYWLNQYGLGGAALTSVLMMAYPLELAAQVFGWWNFNNYVVTPFGLITGLAWGLFTMPILHDWQRRTNS
- a CDS encoding pentapeptide repeat-containing protein, with protein sequence MAQNKKKFNFTKWGFVLGTPIAIAGAIATVVTVPEFRCSVGLKAETCVVPKAVVQLITLKETGEPLDGVRIQFISQGAPEIQWTNNAGYAKVQIPSKGDVDLILSKENYPTQNFTINLENEQTTTRQIRFKASGVPEVKPIASSPATSSVAKQPERTSAPLVSTNTTNSSPDDASKNLETLTKTKKCSKCYLVGVDLGSANLERGDLTGANLRGARGCPRLNGANLSGADLRGFSTSCGGFDLQGANLRGANLKGANLKSANLRGADLTGTNLSDANIDYADLAGAILPDDAKSPK